Proteins from one Planctomyces sp. SH-PL62 genomic window:
- a CDS encoding CAP domain-containing protein, with translation MARPTSRRTLRFENLEDRQLLSSAAPNNDQQLALQLINMARTTPQAAAQWLTQNVSSEVKNTLKHYNVDVDAVKSTIASSRPLPPVAWNGDLAEAAQQHSQDMADNQYQSHTGSDGSSSDDRIKAAGYKADSTGENAFAYANSVDNAMQAFLYDWGVADAGHRRNLIQPGVAPSDAFTDVGVGVVKTSARPGGGKLGPVVVTQNFGSRSDAPTQLVGVVYDDKNGDDFYTPGEGKGGVSIDATNLDTGKTQSAKSWDSGGYQIPLAKGRYQVTASENSVVIKQVDVSVTGQNVAQDFRTSEKWDGRSLRSATPVVSTTSATKAEPVRAASAPVVNVSAPTPAAAPKPVSVTVTPSTSTNDKVAFFAPADWKGPKIDPTSKNPLADWTTWKAKAD, from the coding sequence ATGGCTCGACCGACGTCACGACGAACGCTGCGTTTCGAGAACCTCGAGGATCGCCAGCTGCTCTCGTCGGCCGCCCCAAACAACGACCAGCAACTCGCCCTCCAGCTCATCAACATGGCCCGCACCACGCCGCAGGCCGCCGCCCAGTGGCTGACCCAGAACGTCAGCTCCGAGGTGAAGAACACGCTCAAGCACTACAACGTCGACGTCGACGCCGTGAAGTCGACGATCGCCTCCAGCCGCCCCCTGCCGCCGGTCGCCTGGAACGGCGACCTCGCCGAGGCCGCCCAGCAGCACAGCCAGGACATGGCCGACAACCAGTACCAGTCGCACACCGGCTCGGACGGCTCCTCCTCCGACGACCGGATCAAGGCGGCCGGCTACAAGGCCGACTCGACCGGCGAGAACGCCTTCGCCTACGCCAACAGCGTCGACAACGCCATGCAGGCCTTCCTGTACGACTGGGGGGTCGCCGACGCCGGCCACCGCCGCAACCTGATCCAGCCCGGCGTGGCCCCGAGCGACGCCTTCACCGACGTCGGTGTCGGCGTGGTCAAGACCAGCGCCCGTCCCGGCGGCGGCAAGCTCGGCCCGGTCGTGGTGACCCAGAACTTCGGCAGCCGCTCCGACGCCCCCACCCAGCTCGTCGGCGTCGTCTACGACGACAAGAACGGCGACGACTTCTACACGCCCGGCGAAGGGAAGGGGGGGGTCTCGATCGACGCCACCAACCTCGACACCGGCAAGACCCAGTCGGCCAAGAGCTGGGACTCCGGCGGCTATCAGATCCCGCTCGCCAAGGGACGCTACCAGGTCACCGCCAGCGAGAACTCGGTCGTGATCAAGCAGGTCGACGTCTCGGTCACCGGCCAGAACGTCGCCCAGGACTTCCGCACCAGCGAGAAGTGGGACGGTCGGTCGCTGAGGTCCGCGACCCCGGTCGTCTCGACGACCTCCGCGACGAAGGCCGAGCCCGTCCGGGCCGCGTCCGCCCCCGTCGTCAACGTGTCGGCCCCGACCCCGGCCGCCGCCCCGAAGCCGGTCAGCGTGACGGTCACGCCTTCGACCTCGACGAACGACAAGGTTGCGTTCTTTGCCCCGGCCGACTGGAAGGGCCCGAAGATCGACCCGACCTCCAAGAACCCGCTCGCCGACTGGACCACCTGGAAGGCCAAGGCGGACTGA
- a CDS encoding secondary thiamine-phosphate synthase enzyme YjbQ, with protein sequence MIHQQTLTIPTRSRGTIEITAELERIVSESGVRTGLCNVFVHHTSASLIVCENADPSVRQDLERFAARLVPDGDPLFQHTLEGSDDMPAHVRSILTQTALTIPVVDGSLALGTWQGTFLWEHRTSPHWRSVLVTVMGEA encoded by the coding sequence GTGATCCACCAGCAGACTCTGACGATCCCGACTCGCAGTCGAGGGACCATCGAGATCACCGCCGAGCTCGAACGGATCGTGTCCGAATCGGGCGTCCGGACGGGCCTCTGCAACGTCTTCGTCCATCACACGAGCGCGTCGCTGATCGTCTGTGAGAACGCCGACCCGAGCGTGCGTCAGGACCTGGAGCGGTTCGCCGCCCGGCTGGTCCCGGACGGCGATCCGCTGTTCCAGCACACGCTCGAAGGTTCCGACGACATGCCCGCCCACGTCCGGTCCATCCTCACCCAGACGGCCCTGACGATCCCGGTCGTCGACGGCTCGCTTGCTCTGGGGACCTGGCAAGGGACCTTCCTCTGGGAGCATCGAACGAGCCCCCATTGGCGGTCGGTCCTCGTGACCGTGATGGGCGAGGCCTGA